The proteins below come from a single Pandoraea apista genomic window:
- a CDS encoding hydantoinase/carbamoylase family amidase, whose product MELNALAPLAEQLFTDLRRLGNDGVGITRDSYGEGENAAASYLTEWAGHQGLAVARDRAANLIFTLPDDTGDAPATWIGSHLDSVPQGGNYDGLAGIVAGLLCLVEQRRSERRTTTPVRVLALRGEESAWFGKAYMGSSALFGKLNDADLAMPHRTHGRTLAACMAEAGADIDAIRDGALLFDVSRAKAWLELHIEQGPVMIARNMPVAIVPGIRGNVRHNRVSCVGEAGHSGAVPRWLRHDAMFAVADLITRLDEHWRALLERGIDLVVTTGIVGTDPAEHAISRIPGKVDFSLEVRSQSSDTLDVFYELMRTECRAIERDRGVQFVFDRRLASAPAIMDAQVSSLLVDACRMLDLPQERVPSGAGHDAAIFANAGIPSGMVFVRNANGSHNPHESMDLDDFMRGVQVLDATTHRL is encoded by the coding sequence ATGGAACTGAACGCGCTGGCCCCGCTGGCCGAGCAACTCTTCACCGATCTGCGCCGTCTTGGCAACGACGGTGTCGGCATCACCCGCGACAGCTACGGCGAAGGCGAGAATGCCGCCGCCTCGTATCTGACGGAATGGGCCGGGCATCAAGGACTGGCCGTCGCACGCGACCGCGCCGCCAACCTGATCTTCACCCTGCCCGACGACACTGGCGACGCTCCCGCCACATGGATTGGCTCGCATCTCGATTCGGTGCCGCAAGGCGGCAATTACGATGGTCTGGCCGGTATCGTCGCCGGGCTGTTGTGCCTTGTCGAACAACGGCGCAGCGAGCGCCGCACCACCACGCCGGTGCGCGTACTCGCCTTGCGCGGCGAGGAAAGCGCATGGTTCGGCAAGGCGTACATGGGCTCGAGCGCACTGTTCGGCAAACTGAACGACGCCGATCTGGCTATGCCCCATCGCACGCATGGCCGAACGCTCGCGGCATGCATGGCCGAGGCGGGCGCCGATATCGACGCGATTCGCGACGGCGCTCTGCTGTTCGACGTCTCGCGGGCCAAGGCGTGGCTGGAACTCCACATCGAACAGGGTCCGGTGATGATCGCGCGCAACATGCCCGTGGCCATCGTGCCCGGTATTCGCGGCAACGTGCGGCATAACCGCGTGTCATGCGTGGGGGAAGCCGGCCACTCGGGAGCCGTGCCGCGCTGGCTGCGTCACGATGCCATGTTCGCGGTGGCGGACCTCATCACACGACTCGACGAGCATTGGCGCGCCCTGCTGGAGCGCGGCATCGATCTGGTCGTGACCACCGGCATCGTCGGCACCGATCCCGCCGAGCACGCCATCTCGCGCATTCCGGGCAAAGTGGATTTCAGTCTGGAAGTCCGCAGCCAGAGTTCCGATACGCTCGATGTGTTCTACGAATTGATGCGTACCGAGTGCCGCGCCATCGAGCGCGATCGCGGTGTGCAGTTCGTGTTCGACCGGCGGCTGGCGTCGGCCCCCGCGATCATGGATGCGCAGGTGTCGTCGCTGCTGGTCGACGCTTGCCGCATGCTCGATCTTCCGCAAGAGCGGGTGCCGAGTGGCGCCGGTCACGACGCCGCCATCTTCGCCAACGCCGGGATTCCAAGCGGCATGGTGTTCGTGCGCAATGCCAACGGCTCGCACAATCCGCACGAAAGCATGGATCTCGACGACTTCATGCGCGGCGTACAAGTGCTTGACGCCACCACGCATCGGCTCTGA
- a CDS encoding phosphatase PAP2 family protein produces the protein MNEPTPNSRPETWQAPGASLASLASRPCLRSAWLSAMACLVLAMAAIPWIDRPVVDFVHVHTQGTRWIERVAELPSPLFVLAWPTFMIAGVVFVWRRQLPAWAATVWLAAGAVGVGSVLKQGLKFVFGRTWPATWIHENPSYLRDGVFEFRLLGGDGAAYASFPSGHLTVMLAFATVLALRHRVLRWPCAVAVALTGFGQIAAAYHWTSDALAGAALGIALGAAFVAAWQRWGSRPGA, from the coding sequence ATGAACGAACCGACTCCGAACTCCCGGCCGGAGACATGGCAGGCCCCGGGCGCCTCCCTCGCCTCCCTCGCCTCCCGCCCCTGTCTGCGTAGTGCGTGGCTGAGCGCGATGGCTTGTCTCGTGCTGGCGATGGCCGCCATCCCATGGATCGACCGGCCGGTCGTGGACTTCGTGCATGTGCACACGCAAGGCACCCGCTGGATCGAGCGTGTTGCGGAGTTGCCCTCGCCGCTGTTCGTCCTTGCGTGGCCCACGTTCATGATCGCGGGCGTAGTGTTCGTCTGGCGCCGTCAACTCCCGGCATGGGCCGCCACCGTGTGGCTGGCGGCGGGCGCAGTGGGCGTGGGGAGTGTGCTCAAACAGGGGCTGAAGTTTGTGTTCGGACGTACATGGCCCGCCACATGGATTCATGAAAATCCGTCGTATCTGCGCGACGGCGTTTTCGAGTTTCGCCTCCTTGGGGGTGACGGCGCGGCTTATGCGTCGTTTCCCTCCGGCCACCTCACCGTCATGCTGGCGTTCGCGACGGTACTCGCGTTGCGGCATCGCGTGCTGCGCTGGCCGTGCGCCGTTGCCGTCGCGCTGACGGGGTTCGGTCAGATCGCAGCCGCCTATCATTGGACGAGCGACGCGCTTGCGGGCGCCGCGCTTGGCATCGCGCTCGGCGCGGCGTTCGTGGCCGCCTGGCAACGCTGGGGCAGCCGACCGGGGGCGTGA
- a CDS encoding MFS transporter, protein MEANLNTPSAQRADATSDDIVTPYAWKALAGSAIGYAMDGFDLLILGFMLPAITAGLHLSPGQAGALVTWTLIGAVAGGILFGALSDRYGRVRMLTWTILLFAVFTGLCAFAQGFWDLLVYRTIAGIGLGGEFGIGMALAAEAWPAAKRARVSSYVALGWQTGVLAAALLTPLLLMHIGWRGMFLVGVLPALVAWVLRNKLHEPEVFVRRSGKAAKSGAGSNAFRLLVKDARTTRVSLGIVILCSVQNFGYYGIMIWLPTFLSQKLGFSLTKSGLWTAATVIGMMIGVWAFGQLADRIGRRPTFLLYQAGAVVMVLVYAQLTDPTVMLFAGALMGMFVNGMVGGYGTLMSEAYPTAARATAQNVLWNIGRAIGGLGPVVVGALAARYSFQIAIALLASLYVLDMIATRFLIPELKGVELE, encoded by the coding sequence ATGGAAGCCAACCTGAACACACCGAGTGCGCAACGCGCGGACGCCACGTCTGACGACATCGTCACTCCTTACGCTTGGAAAGCGCTCGCGGGCTCCGCCATCGGCTACGCGATGGACGGCTTCGATCTGCTGATTCTCGGCTTCATGCTGCCGGCGATTACGGCCGGCCTGCACCTCTCGCCCGGACAAGCCGGCGCGCTCGTGACGTGGACATTGATCGGTGCCGTCGCGGGCGGCATTCTGTTCGGTGCCCTCTCGGATCGCTACGGGCGCGTGCGCATGCTCACGTGGACGATTCTGCTATTCGCGGTCTTCACGGGCCTGTGCGCGTTTGCCCAGGGTTTCTGGGACTTGCTGGTGTATCGCACGATTGCGGGCATCGGACTGGGCGGCGAGTTCGGCATCGGCATGGCGCTGGCCGCCGAAGCGTGGCCTGCGGCGAAGCGCGCACGTGTCTCGTCGTACGTCGCGCTCGGCTGGCAGACGGGTGTGCTCGCCGCCGCGCTGCTCACGCCGCTGCTGCTGATGCATATCGGCTGGCGGGGCATGTTCCTCGTGGGGGTGCTGCCGGCACTCGTCGCGTGGGTGCTGCGTAACAAGCTGCACGAGCCTGAAGTCTTTGTCCGGCGCAGCGGCAAAGCCGCGAAATCGGGCGCGGGCAGCAACGCCTTCCGTCTGCTCGTGAAGGATGCCCGCACCACGCGCGTGAGTCTGGGCATCGTGATCCTCTGTTCGGTTCAGAACTTCGGCTACTACGGGATCATGATCTGGCTGCCGACGTTCCTCTCACAGAAGCTCGGCTTCTCGCTCACGAAGTCCGGTCTTTGGACCGCGGCCACCGTGATCGGCATGATGATCGGCGTGTGGGCCTTCGGGCAACTGGCCGACCGTATCGGACGCCGGCCCACGTTCCTGCTGTATCAGGCGGGCGCCGTGGTCATGGTCCTCGTCTACGCCCAACTCACCGATCCGACGGTCATGCTGTTCGCCGGCGCGCTGATGGGCATGTTCGTGAACGGCATGGTCGGCGGCTACGGCACGCTCATGTCCGAGGCTTATCCCACTGCGGCACGCGCCACCGCACAGAACGTGCTGTGGAACATCGGGCGCGCCATCGGCGGGCTCGGGCCGGTCGTCGTGGGCGCGCTTGCCGCCCGCTACTCGTTCCAGATTGCCATTGCGCTGCTCGCGAGCCTGTATGTGCTCGACATGATCGCGACGCGATTCCTGATCCCCGAACTCAAAGGCGTTGAACTCGAATAA
- a CDS encoding FMN-binding negative transcriptional regulator → MYQPAAFAETRTEVLHDLIRTYPLGLLVSAGSQGLIADSIPFLVYPDEGEFGTLRAHFARANPHGPALRDVDECLVAFTGPQGYITPSWYAAKAEHGKVVPTWNYAAVHVWGKPRVIDDAAWLRRLVGDLTQSQEQGRSAPWAVEDAPADFIDGMLRAIVGVEIPIRRIEGKFKMSQNRAMSDRVGVVEGLRADGPMNEPLAALVAQRGEVPGD, encoded by the coding sequence ATGTATCAGCCCGCCGCTTTTGCCGAGACGCGTACCGAAGTGCTGCACGATCTCATTCGCACGTATCCGCTCGGTCTGCTCGTGAGCGCCGGCTCGCAGGGCCTGATCGCCGATTCGATTCCTTTCCTTGTGTATCCGGATGAAGGTGAGTTCGGTACGTTGCGTGCGCATTTTGCGCGCGCCAATCCGCATGGCCCTGCGCTTCGCGATGTCGATGAATGTCTGGTCGCGTTCACGGGGCCGCAGGGGTACATCACGCCGTCGTGGTATGCCGCCAAGGCCGAGCATGGCAAGGTGGTGCCGACCTGGAACTATGCGGCGGTGCACGTGTGGGGGAAGCCACGTGTGATTGACGATGCGGCATGGCTGCGCCGGCTCGTGGGCGATCTCACACAATCTCAGGAACAGGGCCGCTCTGCGCCGTGGGCGGTGGAAGACGCGCCGGCCGACTTCATCGACGGCATGCTGCGGGCAATTGTCGGTGTGGAGATTCCGATTCGACGCATCGAGGGCAAATTCAAGATGTCGCAGAATCGTGCGATGTCCGATCGCGTCGGTGTGGTCGAAGGACTGCGCGCCGACGGGCCGATGAACGAGCCGCTGGCCGCGCTCGTTGCGCAGCGCGGCGAAGTGCCGGGTGACTGA
- a CDS encoding DNA/RNA non-specific endonuclease, which translates to MKQSRWTVTAVRANRLRAMTGKLPLAVSSASLFSLISLASAIAVMALPGDAFAAATACGDHYWAGTAPDITNAAMTRNAREVCFSAFGVMHSGVTRTPLWSAERLTRAGLSDARQISRVNNFHAESRLPPGERAELRDYVRSGYDRGHMAPSADMPDAQAQSESFSLSNMVPQNSENNRYLWAGIESSVRKLAQDRGELFVLTGPLFKGKTITQVGNRVMVPTQLYKVVYDPRRKQAGAYLVANEATGDYSVVSVAELETLAGIDFFPGMPADVKRTAMRLPAPKAAGGKRKRDPEVPSFREVQTVLDFLRTIIR; encoded by the coding sequence ATGAAGCAGTCTCGATGGACGGTCACCGCAGTGCGCGCAAACCGCTTGCGCGCGATGACCGGGAAGTTGCCGTTGGCAGTGTCCTCTGCCTCTCTGTTCTCCCTGATTTCCCTTGCTTCCGCCATTGCCGTCATGGCGCTTCCGGGCGACGCGTTTGCCGCCGCCACGGCATGTGGCGACCATTATTGGGCGGGCACCGCACCCGACATCACCAATGCGGCGATGACACGCAACGCACGCGAGGTGTGCTTCAGTGCGTTCGGTGTCATGCACTCCGGGGTGACACGCACACCGTTGTGGTCGGCGGAACGTCTCACGCGCGCCGGCTTGAGCGATGCGCGTCAGATCTCTCGCGTCAACAACTTCCACGCGGAATCGCGCCTTCCCCCGGGAGAGCGGGCTGAACTGCGCGACTATGTCCGCTCGGGGTACGACCGTGGACACATGGCGCCGTCGGCCGATATGCCGGACGCGCAGGCGCAATCGGAGAGCTTCTCGCTGTCGAACATGGTGCCGCAGAACAGCGAGAACAATCGCTATTTGTGGGCAGGCATCGAGTCGAGCGTACGCAAGCTCGCGCAGGATCGCGGCGAATTGTTCGTTCTCACCGGTCCGCTGTTCAAGGGCAAGACGATTACGCAGGTCGGCAATCGGGTGATGGTGCCCACGCAGCTCTATAAGGTGGTCTACGATCCCAGGCGCAAGCAGGCAGGCGCCTACCTTGTCGCGAACGAAGCCACCGGCGACTATTCTGTGGTGAGCGTGGCGGAACTCGAGACGCTGGCCGGCATCGACTTCTTCCCTGGCATGCCGGCGGACGTGAAGCGCACGGCCATGCGATTGCCCGCACCCAAGGCGGCGGGCGGCAAGCGCAAGCGAGATCCGGAGGTGCCGTCGTTCCGCGAGGTGCAGACGGTGCTTGATTTCTTGCGTACGATCATTCGCTAA
- a CDS encoding dihydroorotate dehydrogenase electron transfer subunit, whose translation MSVATLSRTDVAHPLGYAPSDTHDAHGTHDVSCRAPTVAAHRCRVLTHRAVNARYRYLRLQADAPIALTTQPGQFYQLKCPVTLSDAPFLLRPMSVYGTGPEPDTIEFLYNVTGVGTRALATLLEGATLDIVGPLGNTFTLNTQSSQWQRVMLVARGVGLATMAPLVQRAAAAGLKLTVVMSARSEADLMHDEFLRSPEARALADVHCVFDTDGSSAVDALEPRIRALLDAAPHDAVYTCGSHRLLMLLQRVLHAHPHITAEVAMEQRMACGMGVCLSCVRLFDRDGDKQFLRVCREGPVFPIRDVVGEVDFG comes from the coding sequence ATGTCAGTTGCCACCCTGTCGCGTACCGACGTCGCCCACCCATTGGGGTATGCGCCCTCGGACACGCACGACGCACACGGCACGCACGATGTGTCTTGCCGAGCGCCTACGGTCGCCGCGCATCGCTGCCGCGTGCTCACGCACCGCGCCGTCAACGCACGTTACCGCTATTTGCGTCTGCAAGCCGATGCGCCCATCGCCCTCACCACGCAGCCCGGCCAGTTCTACCAACTGAAGTGTCCGGTCACGCTGAGCGACGCCCCCTTCCTGCTGCGCCCGATGAGCGTGTACGGCACGGGCCCCGAGCCGGACACCATCGAGTTTCTCTACAACGTCACTGGCGTTGGCACGCGCGCCCTTGCCACCCTGTTGGAAGGGGCAACGCTCGATATCGTCGGCCCGCTTGGCAATACGTTCACGCTTAATACCCAGTCTTCGCAATGGCAACGCGTGATGCTGGTCGCGCGCGGGGTCGGGCTGGCGACGATGGCGCCGCTAGTGCAACGGGCGGCGGCGGCCGGGCTGAAGTTGACGGTCGTCATGTCGGCCCGCAGCGAAGCCGACCTGATGCACGACGAATTTCTGCGCTCGCCCGAAGCCCGCGCACTGGCCGACGTGCATTGCGTGTTCGACACCGACGGCTCGTCGGCCGTAGACGCCCTGGAGCCGCGCATACGTGCTCTGCTCGACGCCGCGCCGCACGACGCTGTCTACACCTGCGGCTCGCATCGTTTATTGATGCTGCTCCAGCGTGTGCTGCATGCGCATCCGCACATCACGGCCGAGGTCGCGATGGAACAACGCATGGCGTGCGGCATGGGGGTTTGCCTGTCGTGCGTGCGCCTGTTCGATCGCGATGGCGACAAGCAATTCCTGCGCGTGTGCCGGGAGGGCCCGGTGTTTCCGATTCGCGACGTCGTCGGGGAGGTGGACTTTGGCTGA
- a CDS encoding restriction endonuclease: MNRGFESIIDRLAREFWRAAHTREQQHAQMQARSLAEVRAMDQAQRALEDAPAADAAARERLQLAYRQAEAAAQGAKAKLEVARLERLLADGLARDLRIPPADLRARNTPPVLDTRHLPKILAKPEWETFAPEKPGRLALAMPGASGRYEQAVAKARSEFVHAEREYEASKIRRTQGSMILQIAQQKATEAARADSARQNAAVAEFEGALLRGEAAAVTGYARIVLSRSPYPEAFAQTLAAHYVENHKLLAIGYDVPTLDAAVPTALEYHYNATENLVQGMPAGNAMRAQVYANALRQIVLRSLHELFSADPLRHVNAIVFNVYASDGDARVCLASAHVARADFATLNLAEGDPATHLAALGARVSARPEALEAVTPVAGVDMTQVVTDADVAVDRRFNLMTLTDKDFTQVMFHLLRSHGFEGPPLLPGETPGMLTCRAWDPHPIFGGDVVVHIYREMDAGARLGMAAARTLLAEMQQIGASRGMLITTGAFDDGVEEFARDRRIELLAGHHLVFLLKENAGVEASVVVPETQDAAAALL; this comes from the coding sequence GTGAACCGGGGATTCGAAAGCATCATCGATCGTCTGGCGCGTGAGTTCTGGCGCGCCGCACACACGCGCGAGCAGCAGCACGCCCAGATGCAGGCACGTTCGCTCGCGGAAGTGCGCGCCATGGATCAGGCGCAGCGCGCGTTGGAAGACGCGCCCGCAGCAGACGCGGCGGCGCGTGAACGCCTGCAACTGGCATACCGGCAGGCCGAGGCAGCCGCACAGGGCGCCAAGGCGAAACTGGAAGTCGCGCGGCTCGAGCGCTTGCTTGCCGATGGTCTCGCTCGCGACCTGCGCATTCCGCCGGCCGACTTGCGCGCGCGCAACACGCCACCGGTGCTCGATACGCGGCATCTCCCAAAAATTCTGGCCAAACCCGAATGGGAGACCTTTGCACCCGAAAAGCCGGGCCGGCTCGCGCTGGCCATGCCGGGGGCGTCGGGCCGCTACGAGCAGGCCGTCGCGAAGGCGCGTAGCGAATTCGTGCATGCGGAGCGCGAGTACGAGGCGTCGAAAATTCGCCGTACGCAAGGTTCGATGATTCTCCAGATCGCGCAGCAAAAGGCGACCGAGGCCGCGCGAGCCGACAGCGCACGTCAAAATGCGGCCGTGGCCGAGTTCGAAGGGGCGTTGTTGCGCGGCGAAGCCGCCGCCGTCACCGGCTATGCACGCATCGTGCTCAGCCGCAGCCCGTATCCGGAAGCGTTTGCACAGACGCTTGCGGCGCACTACGTCGAGAATCACAAGTTGCTGGCCATCGGCTACGACGTGCCGACGCTTGACGCTGCCGTACCCACCGCCCTTGAGTACCATTACAACGCCACGGAAAACCTCGTGCAGGGTATGCCGGCAGGCAACGCGATGCGGGCGCAGGTCTACGCCAACGCCTTGCGCCAGATCGTGCTTCGTTCGTTGCACGAACTGTTCTCGGCCGATCCGTTGCGTCACGTGAATGCCATTGTGTTCAACGTCTACGCGAGCGACGGCGACGCACGCGTGTGTCTGGCGAGCGCGCATGTGGCGCGTGCCGACTTTGCGACGCTGAATCTCGCAGAGGGCGATCCGGCGACGCATCTGGCGGCGCTGGGGGCTCGCGTTTCCGCGCGTCCCGAGGCATTGGAAGCGGTGACGCCGGTGGCGGGCGTCGATATGACGCAGGTTGTCACGGACGCCGATGTTGCCGTCGACCGTCGTTTCAATCTGATGACGCTCACCGACAAGGACTTCACGCAAGTGATGTTCCACCTGCTGCGCTCGCATGGGTTCGAGGGCCCGCCGTTATTGCCGGGCGAAACACCGGGCATGCTGACGTGCCGCGCGTGGGACCCGCATCCGATTTTCGGCGGCGACGTCGTGGTGCATATCTACCGCGAGATGGACGCTGGCGCGCGTCTTGGCATGGCTGCCGCCCGCACGCTGCTCGCGGAGATGCAGCAGATTGGCGCGTCGCGCGGGATGCTGATCACCACGGGAGCGTTTGACGACGGTGTCGAGGAGTTTGCGCGCGATCGCCGCATCGAGTTGCTCGCCGGGCATCATCTGGTCTTCCTGCTCAAGGAGAACGCGGGCGTGGAGGCGAGCGTGGTGGTGCCCGAGACACAAGACGCCGCCGCAGCGTTGCTTTGA
- a CDS encoding M20 family metallopeptidase, protein MTDTVTPTQPSLDTAALREFVERKWNDEILHALTDYIAVPAKSPGFDADWARNGYIDRVVRDAAQWAERQPVKGLKLEVIRLEGRTPVIFFEAPATRSGSSETIVLYGHLDKQPEFDGWRKDLGPWTPKFEDGKLYGRGGADDGYAIYASVTALAALDAQGVERPRCVGLIETCEESGSYDLLPYVDALRERLGRVGLVVCLDSGAGNYDQLWLTTSLRGLISGSLEVQVLDEGIHSGGYGGIAPSSFRIMRQLFERLEDAGTGNVLPQGFHTPIPLQRLKEAEATARILGDDVWKKMPWACGQDGLSVLPTTTDPKEALLNSTWRPSLSVTGAAGLPALADAGNVLRPRTAFKLSLRLPPLVDAAKAVAELKSLLELDPPYNAKVTFKSDAGAASGWNAPDVAPWLTSALNTASQRHYGADVAYIGQGGTIPLMNTLQAGFPTAQFMVCGVLGPKSNAHGPNEFLHVPYAKKLTAAVAEVIALAP, encoded by the coding sequence ATGACCGACACAGTCACCCCGACTCAGCCGTCGCTCGATACGGCGGCATTGCGCGAATTCGTCGAGCGCAAATGGAACGACGAAATTCTGCACGCGCTGACCGATTACATTGCCGTCCCCGCCAAGAGCCCGGGCTTCGATGCCGATTGGGCGCGCAACGGCTACATCGATCGCGTGGTGCGCGACGCTGCGCAGTGGGCAGAGCGTCAGCCGGTGAAGGGACTGAAGCTCGAAGTGATTCGTCTGGAAGGCCGCACGCCGGTGATCTTCTTTGAAGCCCCGGCCACGCGTTCCGGCAGCAGCGAGACGATCGTGCTCTACGGTCACCTCGATAAGCAACCCGAGTTCGACGGATGGCGCAAGGACCTCGGCCCGTGGACGCCCAAGTTCGAGGACGGCAAGCTCTATGGCCGTGGCGGCGCGGACGACGGCTACGCCATCTACGCCAGCGTAACGGCGCTTGCAGCGCTCGATGCGCAAGGTGTGGAGCGTCCGCGCTGTGTGGGTCTCATCGAGACCTGCGAAGAGTCCGGCAGCTACGATCTTCTGCCGTATGTCGACGCCTTGCGTGAACGTCTGGGCCGTGTCGGTCTGGTCGTCTGCCTCGATTCCGGGGCGGGCAACTACGACCAGTTGTGGCTGACGACGTCGCTGCGTGGCCTGATCTCCGGCAGCCTCGAAGTGCAGGTGCTCGACGAGGGCATTCACTCGGGCGGCTACGGCGGCATTGCGCCGTCGAGCTTTCGCATCATGCGCCAGTTGTTCGAGCGTCTTGAAGATGCCGGCACCGGCAACGTGCTGCCGCAGGGCTTTCATACCCCGATCCCGTTGCAGCGTCTGAAAGAGGCCGAAGCCACCGCCCGTATTCTTGGCGACGACGTCTGGAAAAAGATGCCGTGGGCTTGCGGACAAGACGGTTTGTCGGTGCTGCCGACCACGACCGATCCGAAGGAGGCGCTGCTCAATTCGACGTGGCGTCCGTCGTTGTCGGTGACGGGGGCTGCCGGTTTGCCCGCGTTGGCCGATGCCGGGAATGTGTTGCGTCCGCGTACGGCGTTCAAGCTGTCGCTACGGTTGCCGCCGCTCGTTGACGCCGCCAAAGCCGTGGCCGAACTCAAGTCGCTGCTCGAACTCGATCCGCCGTACAACGCGAAGGTGACGTTCAAGTCCGACGCCGGCGCGGCTTCCGGTTGGAACGCCCCCGACGTTGCACCGTGGCTCACGTCGGCGCTCAATACGGCATCGCAACGGCACTACGGAGCGGATGTGGCGTACATCGGGCAGGGCGGCACGATCCCGCTGATGAATACGCTGCAAGCCGGATTCCCGACGGCGCAGTTCATGGTGTGCGGCGTGCTTGGCCCGAAGTCGAACGCGCACGGCCCGAACGAATTCCTGCACGTGCCTTATGCGAAGAAGCTGACCGCTGCGGTCGCCGAGGTGATCGCTTTGGCGCCGTAA
- a CDS encoding DUF2501 domain-containing protein, which yields MSRIGLAGGSVALVLALGAPMQAQAQLDLLKNAVGGSSGGGNSGGLAGSLGGLASTGSLTSGSVGNATGVLQFCIKNNYLSGANLSSATDVKDKLLGKIGTQSGSPAASPGYLDGAKGLLSSPDGKTVDLNGGGLKEQLTRQVCDKVLDQAKSFL from the coding sequence ATGTCCCGAATCGGGTTGGCAGGGGGTAGCGTTGCGCTGGTGCTGGCCTTGGGCGCACCGATGCAGGCGCAAGCGCAACTCGATTTGCTCAAGAACGCCGTGGGCGGAAGTTCCGGTGGCGGCAACTCCGGTGGTCTGGCCGGCAGTCTCGGCGGGCTTGCCTCGACCGGCTCGCTGACCTCGGGCAGCGTTGGGAACGCGACCGGCGTGTTGCAGTTCTGTATCAAGAACAACTATCTCAGCGGCGCCAATCTGAGTTCGGCTACCGATGTCAAAGACAAGCTGCTCGGCAAGATCGGCACGCAATCGGGCTCGCCGGCGGCCAGCCCCGGCTACCTCGACGGGGCCAAGGGGCTGCTGTCCTCGCCGGACGGCAAGACAGTCGATCTGAACGGTGGCGGGCTCAAGGAACAATTGACGCGTCAGGTCTGCGACAAGGTTCTCGATCAGGCCAAATCCTTCCTCTGA
- a CDS encoding dihydroorotate dehydrogenase: MADLSVRIGSLTLRNPVMPASGCFAVEYAEALDLTRLGALVIKSVSPVTRAGNPTPRVAETASGMLNSIGIPSKGLDAYRRDVLPAYTRFDTPVVVSVSADTAESFGEACETLSLPEVAAIEANISCPNLEADGMAFAMLPETTYKAVSAIRRRTSHPLWVKLTPNAGQIALIAKAAEDAGADAIVMGNTVLGMAIDVRTRKPKLGNVMGGLSGPAIKPLAVRLVHQCHRAVRIPIIGCGGIETADDAVEFMLAGASAVQVGTASFRDPAVMGHIIDGLTAYCEAQAVERIATLTGAVALDAQLTDRWLRFAQQSG; encoded by the coding sequence TTGGCTGATCTTTCCGTACGCATCGGATCGCTGACGCTGCGCAATCCGGTCATGCCGGCCTCTGGCTGCTTCGCGGTCGAATACGCCGAAGCGCTGGACCTGACCCGGCTCGGTGCGCTCGTCATCAAGAGTGTCTCGCCAGTAACGCGTGCGGGTAATCCGACACCGCGCGTGGCCGAGACCGCCAGCGGCATGCTCAACTCCATCGGCATTCCGAGCAAGGGGCTCGACGCCTACCGGCGGGACGTGTTGCCCGCCTATACGCGTTTCGATACGCCAGTCGTGGTGTCCGTCTCGGCCGACACGGCGGAGTCTTTCGGGGAAGCCTGCGAGACGCTGTCGCTGCCGGAAGTCGCGGCCATCGAAGCGAACATCTCCTGCCCGAACCTTGAAGCCGACGGCATGGCCTTTGCCATGCTGCCCGAGACCACTTACAAGGCCGTGAGCGCCATTCGCCGGCGCACCTCGCATCCGTTGTGGGTGAAGCTCACCCCCAACGCCGGACAGATCGCGTTGATCGCCAAAGCGGCGGAAGACGCCGGTGCCGACGCCATCGTCATGGGCAACACCGTACTGGGCATGGCCATCGATGTGCGCACGCGCAAGCCCAAACTGGGCAACGTCATGGGGGGACTCTCGGGCCCGGCGATCAAGCCGCTCGCCGTCCGGCTCGTGCATCAGTGCCATCGGGCGGTGCGCATCCCGATCATCGGCTGCGGCGGTATCGAAACGGCAGACGACGCCGTGGAGTTCATGCTCGCGGGAGCCTCGGCGGTGCAAGTCGGTACCGCGTCGTTCCGCGATCCGGCCGTGATGGGACACATCATCGACGGGTTGACAGCGTATTGCGAGGCGCAAGCCGTCGAACGCATCGCAACGCTCACCGGCGCCGTCGCGCTCGACGCCCAGTTGACCGACCGCTGGCTGCGCTTTGCGCAGCAGTCCGGCTGA